TAGGCATAAGATTTTGTATACTACTTTGGTTGAACTTTCGGAGACTCTAGGATTGCAGAACTGCGCGGTTTGGATGCCTAATGATGATAAAAATGAGATGAATCTCACTCATGAATTGAATGGGAGGACTTTTTGCTCTTCGATATCGATGAATGATCCGGATGTTGTTCGAGTTAAGGGAAATGATGGAGCTAATGTAATTAATTGTTCTTCGAGGCTTGCTAGTGCGAGTAGTGGGACTTCTTGTGATGCAGGCGCAGTTGCTGCGATCCGAATGCCAATGCTTCGAGTTAGCAATTTCAATGGTGACACGCCTCGTGAGGCGTGTTACGCAATACTTGTTTTGGTAATGCATAGTGGAGATGTGAGAATTTGGAGTAATCAGGAGTTGGAGATAGTTGAGGTGGTTGCTGATCAGGTAGCTGTTGCTCTTTCTCATGCTGCGGTTCTCGAGGAATCGCAGCTTATGAGAGAGAAATTAGAAGACCAAAATCATCTATTACAGAATGAAAAAAGGAAGGCTATAATGGCGAGCGAGGCGAGAGCAGCGTTTCAAAAAGTCATGAGTAATGGAATGGGAAAACCTATGCATTCCATCATGGGTTTTCTTTCAATGCTGCAAGACAAAAATTTGAAGAGAGAGCAAAATCTTATAGTGAATTCGATGGTAAGGACGACAAAAGTTTTATCGAACTTGATGAACGATGCTATGGACGACTCGGATAAGGATAGTGGAAATGGAAGATTTCCTTTGGAGATGAAATCTTTTGATTTTCATGGAATGATAAGAGAAGCAGCTTGTCTTGCTAAGTGTATGAGTTTATGTAAAGGTTTTGGTTTTAAGGTTGATGTTGATAAGACATTGCCTTACTATGTTATAGGTGATGAAAAAAGGGTTTATCAAGTGATTTTGCATATGGTTGGGAAACTAATTGATAGTAACCATGGTGGAGGGACTCTTGTGTTTCGAGTTTTCGCTGAGAGCGGAAATCAAGGAAGAAGCGATCAAGGTCGGGCAACGTGGAGACCGAGCTCGTCTAATGATGTGTATATTAGATTTGAGATTGGAATCAATTGTAATGATTCTGAATTTGAGACATCAGTTTCTTCAGGGCAGCTTGCAGGTAAGAAGCTTATTGATGATCGGGCGTTCGACGAAAGGTTCGAGGAAAGATTGAGCTTCGACATTTGCAAGAAGATAATCCAGGTGAATATGATATATAACGTTTGTTGTGTATGGctcataattttatttagacaatgattttcatctttattgacatgtcatatataaattataatacttcaaaaaaaatttggttgaaAGCTATTTTCTGCATTGCTTCACTATAACATTGGTTCTGTCATGGCACAAAATTTTGGAATGCATTTCAAAATCTTCAAGTCTGAtcttataaaattgaaatgttttAGGAAAAGCACTTGCAAAATTTCGATTAAATACATAATCTAGATATAATTTGTCTATAATCTAGATAGATTTCATTAATAGATTTGTTGGCTAATTTGATTATTCATTTTACTAGATTTTCAAATTTGTTCAAGATTCATGAAATATCAAAGATTAAGTAGTATGCTATATTTGTAATTGAAACTACAAAATTTGCTGGTTCTGTTTTCtgtataaaaaatttctctGCATTGATTTTGTACTGTTTTTGGTCTAGTCAATGCAAGGGAGCATATGGACAGTACCAAATTCTAAAGGTTCTCCTCAAGTCATGACTCTCGCTCTTCGATTTCAATTACGTCGATCCATCGGTGTAACAATTATCGAACCGGGCGAGAGTTCTGAGCCGATTGACAGCTAGCTCAGAAGAAAATTTGTTGGAAAGTTGATTATAGATAGAACTATCTTATGGTTTATATTCTATAGCTGTATTTTAGTTATAGATGTTATACACAACTTTCATATATTGTCATGTTATGAAAGGAAAATAGTTTTGCTTTTGATATTGTCATGTTATGTAGTTTCTGTTTTGATATATACATACATCTTTTGTTCATATTCCAGTGATAAGAAAATTGGaa
The genomic region above belongs to Cicer arietinum cultivar CDC Frontier isolate Library 1 chromosome 4, Cicar.CDCFrontier_v2.0, whole genome shotgun sequence and contains:
- the LOC101490390 gene encoding ethylene receptor 2-like — translated: MLKSTSSGFLMFLLLLCVSATTRNGYSKCNNCDDETSWLTIENILECQKIGDFFIAVAYFSIPIELIYFITCSNIPFKWVLFQFIAFIVLCGMTHLLNSWTYGPHTFQLMVTLTVLKVLTAMVSCATTITLMTFIPLLLKVKLREFLLKIKTKELGIEVGMIMKKNEAGMHVRMLTQEIRKSLDRHKILYTTLVELSETLGLQNCAVWMPNDDKNEMNLTHELNGRTFCSSISMNDPDVVRVKGNDGANVINCSSRLASASSGTSCDAGAVAAIRMPMLRVSNFNGDTPREACYAILVLVMHSGDVRIWSNQELEIVEVVADQVAVALSHAAVLEESQLMREKLEDQNHLLQNEKRKAIMASEARAAFQKVMSNGMGKPMHSIMGFLSMLQDKNLKREQNLIVNSMVRTTKVLSNLMNDAMDDSDKDSGNGRFPLEMKSFDFHGMIREAACLAKCMSLCKGFGFKVDVDKTLPYYVIGDEKRVYQVILHMVGKLIDSNHGGGTLVFRVFAESGNQGRSDQGRATWRPSSSNDVYIRFEIGINCNDSEFETSVSSGQLAGKKLIDDRAFDERFEERLSFDICKKIIQSMQGSIWTVPNSKGSPQVMTLALRFQLRRSIGVTIIEPGESSEPIDS